The Sphingomonas sp. genome contains a region encoding:
- a CDS encoding cytochrome ubiquinol oxidase subunit I: protein MDMAVVELSRLQFALTAMYHFLFVPLTLGLSFILVIMESVYVVTDRPIWRDITRFWAKLFGINFVLGVATGLTMEFEFGTNWSYYSHYVGDIFGAPLAIEGLMAFFLEATFVGLMFFGWDRLSKRQHLMVTFLTALGTNLSALWILIANGWMQHPAGATFNPETMRMEVTDFMAVMFNPVAQAKFVHTVSAGYVCASVFVLGISAYYLLRGRHLELAKRSFAVAAAFGLAASLSVVVLGDESGYALTDNQKMKLAAIEAEWHTEAAPAGIAVFGLPSNSGRETYFQVKVPYVLGLIGTRSLTGQVEGIYPLVGKARLRIENGLTAYDALQMLKTDRQNVAARAKFEAAKGDLGYALLLKRWVADPRQATPAQIDRAAWSTVPNVPAVFWLFRGMAALGFFFIAFCTAALYYANTRRFHRKWFLRTAMWIIPLPWLAIEFGWVVAEVGRQPWAVDGVLPTFLATSSLTVPALWTTIIGFTALYGVMAVIEFRLMLAAIQHGPETYEPWQPRHDPVPSAPDPRPLHAVPAE, encoded by the coding sequence CTTCCTGTTCGTGCCGTTGACGCTGGGCCTTTCCTTCATCCTCGTGATCATGGAAAGCGTCTACGTCGTCACCGATCGCCCGATCTGGAGGGACATTACCCGTTTCTGGGCCAAGCTATTTGGCATCAACTTCGTCCTCGGTGTCGCTACCGGGCTGACGATGGAATTCGAATTCGGGACCAACTGGTCCTATTACTCGCATTATGTGGGAGATATTTTCGGGGCGCCGCTGGCGATCGAGGGGCTGATGGCCTTCTTCCTCGAAGCGACCTTCGTCGGTCTGATGTTCTTCGGCTGGGATCGCCTGTCGAAGCGCCAGCACCTGATGGTGACCTTCCTCACCGCGCTCGGGACCAACCTGTCGGCCTTGTGGATCCTGATCGCGAACGGCTGGATGCAGCACCCGGCGGGTGCCACGTTCAACCCCGAGACGATGCGTATGGAAGTCACCGACTTCATGGCGGTGATGTTCAACCCCGTCGCACAGGCGAAGTTCGTTCACACCGTCAGCGCCGGCTATGTGTGCGCCAGCGTGTTCGTGCTCGGCATCTCGGCCTATTATCTGCTGCGCGGCCGGCACCTGGAACTCGCCAAGCGCAGCTTCGCGGTGGCGGCGGCGTTCGGCCTTGCGGCTTCGCTGTCGGTGGTCGTGCTCGGCGACGAGAGCGGCTATGCGCTGACCGACAACCAGAAGATGAAGCTCGCCGCGATCGAGGCCGAATGGCACACCGAGGCGGCGCCGGCCGGCATCGCCGTGTTCGGCCTTCCCTCCAACTCGGGCCGCGAGACCTATTTCCAGGTCAAGGTGCCCTATGTGCTCGGCCTGATCGGTACGCGTAGCCTCACCGGCCAGGTGGAAGGCATCTATCCGCTGGTCGGCAAGGCGCGGCTGCGCATCGAGAACGGCCTCACCGCCTATGATGCGCTGCAGATGCTGAAGACCGACCGCCAGAACGTCGCCGCACGCGCGAAGTTCGAAGCCGCCAAGGGGGACCTTGGCTATGCCCTGCTGCTGAAGCGCTGGGTCGCCGATCCGCGTCAGGCGACGCCGGCGCAGATCGACCGGGCCGCCTGGTCGACCGTTCCCAACGTGCCGGCCGTGTTCTGGCTGTTCCGCGGCATGGCGGCGCTCGGCTTCTTCTTCATCGCCTTCTGCACGGCCGCGCTCTACTACGCCAACACGCGCCGCTTCCACCGCAAGTGGTTCCTGCGCACGGCGATGTGGATCATCCCGCTACCCTGGCTTGCGATCGAGTTCGGTTGGGTCGTCGCCGAAGTGGGGCGCCAGCCCTGGGCGGTGGACGGCGTGCTGCCGACCTTCCTCGCCACCTCGAGCCTGACCGTGCCCGCCCTATGGACCACGATCATCGGCTTCACCGCGCTCTACGGCGTGATGGCGGTGATCGAGTTCCGGCTGATGCTGGCGGCGATCCAGCACGGGCCCGAGACCTATGAGCCCTGGCAACCCCGCCACGATCCGGTGCCGAGCGCGCCCGATCCGCGGCCGCTCCACGCCGTTCCCGCGGAATGA
- the cydB gene encoding cytochrome d ubiquinol oxidase subunit II, with protein sequence MSIPLDYEILRLIWWALLGVLLIGFALTDGFDLGTAALLPFVGRTDEERRMVINTVGPTWEGNQVWFILGGGAIFAAWPFVYAVSFSGFYLAMFLVLAALILRPVGFKYRSKRPDAAWRSRWDWALFVGGFVPALVFGVAVGNVLLGAPFRLDSDLRSFYEGTLLGLFTPFSLVAGLLSVAMLVLHGAGWLSLKAEGAVVERAQRFGTVAAILAILLFAVGGVFVAYGDMGYRLVGAVDPNGPSNPHLIQTVKAPGAWLSNYGAHPWMLIAPVLGFLGPVLALVGIRGRNGTLVFAGSSLANVGIIATVGLSMFPFILPSAIDPASSLTAWNASSSHLTLFIMLGCTLVFLPIVLAYTAWVYKVMFGRVSGEELRLNPDLY encoded by the coding sequence ATGTCCATCCCGCTCGATTATGAAATCCTGCGCCTCATCTGGTGGGCGCTGCTGGGGGTGCTGCTGATCGGCTTCGCGCTGACCGACGGCTTCGACCTGGGAACGGCAGCATTGCTGCCGTTCGTGGGCCGCACCGATGAAGAGCGCCGCATGGTGATCAACACCGTCGGGCCGACCTGGGAAGGCAACCAGGTGTGGTTCATCCTGGGCGGCGGCGCCATCTTTGCCGCCTGGCCGTTCGTCTATGCGGTCAGCTTCTCGGGCTTCTACCTGGCGATGTTCCTGGTGCTGGCGGCGCTGATCCTGCGTCCGGTCGGCTTCAAGTATCGCTCCAAGCGCCCCGACGCCGCCTGGCGTTCGCGCTGGGACTGGGCGCTGTTCGTCGGCGGCTTCGTGCCCGCCCTCGTCTTCGGCGTCGCGGTGGGCAACGTGCTGCTGGGGGCGCCCTTCCGGCTCGATAGCGATCTGCGCTCCTTCTACGAAGGCACGCTGCTCGGCCTGTTCACCCCGTTCAGCCTCGTCGCCGGTCTGCTCTCGGTTGCGATGCTGGTGCTGCACGGCGCCGGCTGGCTGAGCCTCAAGGCCGAAGGCGCGGTGGTGGAGCGTGCGCAGCGCTTCGGCACCGTCGCGGCCATCCTCGCGATCCTGCTGTTCGCGGTGGGCGGCGTGTTCGTGGCTTATGGCGACATGGGCTATCGCCTGGTCGGCGCGGTCGATCCCAACGGCCCGTCCAACCCGCATCTGATCCAGACGGTGAAGGCGCCGGGCGCATGGCTCAGCAACTATGGCGCCCATCCGTGGATGCTGATCGCCCCGGTGCTCGGCTTCCTCGGCCCGGTGCTGGCGCTGGTCGGGATCCGCGGTCGCAACGGCACGCTGGTGTTCGCGGGTTCGTCGCTGGCGAATGTCGGCATCATCGCCACCGTCGGCCTGTCGATGTTCCCGTTCATCCTGCCGAGCGCGATCGACCCGGCTTCCAGCCTCACCGCCTGGAACGCCTCGTCGAGCCACCTCACGCTGTTCATCATGCTGGGCTGCACGCTCGTCTTCCTGCCGATCGTGCTCGCCTACACCGCCTGGGTGTACAAGGTGATGTTCGGCCGCGTCAGCGGGGAAGAGCTGCGGCTCAACCCCGACCTCTACTGA
- the cydX gene encoding cytochrome bd-I oxidase subunit CydX: protein MWYFAWILGVCLAVAAAVLNGIWHEFHSDPNSDLTVLD, encoded by the coding sequence ATGTGGTATTTCGCCTGGATCCTGGGGGTCTGCTTGGCCGTCGCCGCCGCCGTGCTCAACGGCATCTGGCACGAGTTCCATTCGGATCCGAACTCGGACCTGACGGTCCTCGACTGA
- a CDS encoding mechanosensitive ion channel domain-containing protein encodes MERLIADLPSWVTSIALIGAAIAIALLVHRLALTLAVRAAAHTKGQLDDIAIRRLCRPGRWLLVAIALSFVQPGLDLGASGTRAWAQAAGLLVPGLIGWMLVALLGVVFDWILLRADVSVADNLRARRRRTRASILHRVVVFVILAITFCLMLMSIPSVRSIGVTLIASAGLAALAVGAAAQPALKNLIAGVQMAFSEPIRLDDVVIVEGEWGRIEDIRLTYVVVRIWDDRRLVVPVSQFLEKPFQNWTRETSQLMGSVFWYLDPAADIPRLRAKLEELVKANPRWDGRFCNLQVTDTKPEAIEVRGLMTAKDASTAFDLRCDIREGLLAYIRQEMPEALVRTRGLLDFTPRPEAGFPSPWGHS; translated from the coding sequence TTGGAGCGGTTGATCGCCGACCTTCCCAGCTGGGTGACGAGCATCGCGCTGATCGGGGCGGCCATCGCGATAGCGCTGCTGGTCCATCGCCTCGCCCTCACCCTGGCGGTCCGTGCCGCGGCGCACACCAAGGGGCAGCTGGACGACATCGCCATCCGGCGCCTTTGCCGGCCGGGGCGATGGTTGCTGGTCGCAATCGCGCTTTCCTTCGTACAGCCGGGGCTCGATCTGGGCGCGAGCGGTACTCGTGCCTGGGCGCAAGCGGCGGGGCTGCTGGTGCCGGGCTTGATCGGCTGGATGCTGGTGGCGTTGCTCGGCGTGGTGTTCGACTGGATCCTGCTGCGCGCCGATGTGAGCGTGGCGGACAATCTCCGCGCGCGTAGGCGGCGCACCCGCGCCTCCATCCTTCATCGCGTCGTGGTGTTCGTCATCCTGGCGATCACCTTCTGCCTGATGCTGATGAGCATCCCCAGCGTGCGCAGCATCGGCGTGACGCTGATCGCCTCGGCCGGTCTCGCCGCTCTCGCAGTGGGTGCCGCCGCGCAGCCGGCGCTCAAGAACCTGATCGCCGGGGTCCAGATGGCCTTTTCAGAGCCGATCCGGCTCGACGACGTGGTGATTGTGGAAGGCGAGTGGGGCAGGATCGAGGATATCCGTCTCACCTATGTCGTGGTGCGCATCTGGGACGATCGCCGGCTCGTCGTGCCAGTCTCCCAGTTCCTGGAGAAGCCCTTTCAGAATTGGACGCGCGAGACCAGCCAGCTGATGGGAAGCGTGTTCTGGTATCTCGATCCCGCCGCCGACATTCCCCGGCTGCGCGCAAAGCTGGAGGAACTGGTCAAGGCCAATCCGCGATGGGACGGCCGCTTCTGCAACCTGCAGGTGACCGACACCAAGCCCGAGGCGATCGAGGTGCGCGGGCTGATGACGGCCAAGGATGCCTCGACCGCCTTCGACCTGCGCTGCGATATCCGCGAGGGGCTGCTCGCCTATATCCGGCAGGAGATGCCCGAGGCGCTGGTCCGCACCCGCGGGCTGCTCGACTTCACGCCTCGACCGGAAGCCGGGTTTCCGTCTCCATGGGGACATTCCTGA
- a CDS encoding trehalose-6-phosphate synthase, which translates to MSRLIVISNRVTAPNGSNSGAQGGLAVALAAALRENGGIWFGWSGEQTDQFTGQISMQRNEGVTTATVDLEEQDIDEYYNGYANRTLWPLFHYRIDLAEYERGFAGGYQRVNERFAETVRPLIDTEDVVWVQDYHMFPLGQELRRRGCKNRIGFFLHIPWPPRRLLSSLPKAHELIETLFAYDVIGFHTQEWMESFIDFARAEMEAVVQPDGVLRIGLKSVKLVACPIGIDAKEFAALAESDSARETFEQMRTSSVGRSLIVGVDRLDYSKGLEERFLGYERFLTTYPEQRKEVYLLQIAPPSRATVETYQRIRNTLEGLSGKINGAHADLDWVPLRYVNQGYPRDVLAGVYRAAKIGLVTPLRDGMNLVAKEYVAAQDPKDPGVLILSKFAGAAIQMEQALLVNPYSAEEVSDAICLALNMPLEERIERWQALKQGVDEQDVMWWLKKFTDELRNVPMETETRLPVEA; encoded by the coding sequence TTGAGCCGCCTCATTGTCATCTCGAACCGCGTCACCGCACCCAACGGCTCCAATTCGGGGGCGCAGGGCGGCCTCGCCGTCGCGCTCGCCGCGGCACTGCGCGAGAATGGCGGCATCTGGTTCGGTTGGTCCGGCGAGCAGACCGACCAGTTCACCGGCCAGATCAGCATGCAGCGGAATGAGGGCGTCACCACCGCGACCGTCGACCTCGAAGAGCAGGACATCGACGAATATTATAATGGCTATGCGAACCGGACCTTGTGGCCGCTGTTCCACTACCGGATCGACCTGGCAGAATATGAGCGCGGCTTCGCCGGCGGCTATCAGCGCGTCAACGAACGCTTTGCCGAGACCGTGCGCCCGCTGATCGATACCGAGGACGTCGTGTGGGTGCAGGATTACCACATGTTCCCGCTCGGCCAGGAGCTGCGCCGCCGCGGCTGCAAGAACCGCATCGGCTTCTTCCTTCATATCCCCTGGCCGCCGCGCCGACTGCTCTCCAGCCTGCCCAAGGCGCATGAGCTGATCGAGACACTGTTCGCCTATGACGTGATCGGCTTCCACACGCAGGAATGGATGGAATCGTTCATCGACTTCGCGCGTGCCGAGATGGAGGCGGTGGTCCAGCCCGACGGCGTGCTGCGCATCGGCCTGAAGAGCGTGAAGCTGGTCGCCTGCCCGATCGGCATCGACGCCAAGGAATTCGCCGCCCTCGCCGAGAGCGACTCCGCGCGCGAGACCTTCGAGCAGATGCGCACCAGCTCGGTCGGCCGTTCGCTGATCGTCGGCGTCGATCGGCTCGATTATTCGAAGGGGCTGGAGGAGCGGTTCCTTGGTTACGAGCGCTTTCTCACGACCTACCCAGAGCAGCGCAAGGAAGTGTATCTGCTCCAGATCGCGCCGCCGTCGCGCGCGACGGTGGAGACCTATCAGCGCATCCGCAACACGCTGGAGGGGCTCTCAGGCAAGATCAACGGCGCGCATGCCGATCTCGACTGGGTGCCGCTCCGCTACGTCAACCAGGGCTATCCGCGCGATGTGCTGGCGGGCGTGTACCGCGCCGCCAAGATCGGCTTGGTCACCCCCTTGCGCGACGGGATGAACCTGGTGGCGAAGGAATATGTCGCCGCGCAGGACCCCAAGGACCCCGGCGTGCTGATCCTCTCCAAGTTCGCCGGCGCGGCGATCCAGATGGAGCAGGCGCTGCTGGTCAATCCCTACAGCGCCGAGGAGGTCTCCGACGCGATCTGCTTGGCGCTCAACATGCCGTTGGAAGAGCGGATCGAGCGCTGGCAGGCGCTGAAGCAGGGCGTCGACGAACAGGACGTGATGTGGTGGCTCAAGAAGTTCACCGACGAGCTCAGGAATGTCCCCATGGAGACGGAAACCCGGCTTCCGGTCGAGGCGTGA
- a CDS encoding glycoside hydrolase family 15 protein has protein sequence MTTLDLWPIGNCQVSALIDRAGRFVWGCVPRVDGDPLFSALVGGEEPEGGYWDIALEGVVSVEQHYLRNAPILVSRHTDAAGNAIEVTDFCPRFSRLGRVYRPVAFARIVKPVAGSPRIRVKLRPTCGWGKGCKTRIGGSNHLRYLVEPMTLRLTTTAPVGMVDEERLFRVEKPLHFFLGPDESFSGDVAETVDDMLLNTIAEWQHWVRGLAIPLEWQEVVIRSAITLKLCQHEETGAIVAALTTSIPEHAGSQRNWDYRYCWIRDAYYTVQALNRLGALDVLETYLGYLRNIVDDARAEPRGGHIQPLYGVLGEATLEEREAPDLAGYRGMGPVRVGNQAYEQVQHDAYGQIVLSNVQAFFDQRLYRTASVEDFESLERVGERAWQYHDSPDAGLWELRTRQSVHTYSVAMCWAACDRLANAAHVLNLPERRDFWQHRADTIRTTIFDKAWREETDRFSATFSGDDLDASLLQLLEMRFLAPDDPRFVSTLKAVEQGLRRGSTMLRYDTEDDFGLPETAFNFCTFWLIEALHITGRTDEARALFEEMLGRRTAAGLLSEDIDPVTGELWGNYPQTYSLVGMINCAVLLSKPWSSIR, from the coding sequence ATGACCACCCTCGACCTCTGGCCGATCGGCAACTGCCAGGTCAGCGCGCTGATCGATCGCGCCGGCCGCTTCGTCTGGGGCTGCGTGCCGCGCGTCGACGGTGATCCGCTCTTCTCGGCGCTGGTCGGCGGCGAGGAACCCGAGGGCGGCTATTGGGACATCGCGCTGGAAGGCGTCGTCTCGGTCGAGCAGCATTATCTGCGCAATGCCCCGATCCTGGTCAGCCGCCATACCGATGCGGCCGGCAACGCGATCGAAGTCACCGATTTCTGCCCGCGCTTCTCGCGGCTGGGCCGGGTCTATCGCCCGGTCGCCTTCGCGCGCATCGTCAAGCCGGTCGCGGGAAGCCCGCGCATCCGGGTGAAGCTGCGCCCCACCTGCGGCTGGGGCAAGGGCTGCAAGACCCGCATCGGCGGCTCGAACCATCTGCGCTATCTCGTCGAGCCGATGACGCTGCGCCTCACCACCACCGCGCCCGTTGGCATGGTGGACGAGGAGCGGCTGTTCCGCGTCGAGAAGCCGCTGCACTTCTTCCTCGGGCCGGACGAAAGCTTCAGCGGCGACGTTGCCGAGACGGTCGACGACATGCTGCTCAACACCATCGCCGAGTGGCAGCATTGGGTGCGCGGCCTCGCCATCCCGCTCGAGTGGCAGGAAGTGGTGATCCGCTCGGCCATCACCCTCAAGCTCTGCCAGCACGAGGAAACCGGCGCGATCGTCGCGGCGCTGACCACCTCGATCCCCGAACATGCGGGCTCGCAGCGCAACTGGGACTATCGCTACTGCTGGATTCGCGACGCCTATTACACCGTGCAGGCGCTCAACCGGCTGGGCGCGCTCGACGTGCTCGAGACCTATCTCGGCTATCTCCGCAACATCGTCGACGACGCCCGCGCCGAGCCGCGCGGCGGGCATATCCAGCCGCTCTACGGCGTCCTCGGAGAGGCGACGCTGGAGGAGCGCGAGGCGCCCGATCTTGCCGGCTATCGCGGTATGGGGCCGGTGCGCGTCGGCAACCAGGCCTATGAGCAGGTCCAGCACGACGCCTATGGCCAGATCGTCCTGTCCAACGTGCAGGCGTTCTTCGACCAGCGATTGTACCGCACCGCCAGCGTCGAGGACTTTGAATCGCTGGAACGCGTCGGCGAACGCGCTTGGCAATATCACGACTCCCCCGATGCGGGCCTGTGGGAGCTGCGCACCCGCCAGAGCGTCCACACCTATTCGGTGGCGATGTGCTGGGCGGCGTGCGACCGGCTCGCCAACGCCGCGCACGTGCTCAATCTGCCCGAGCGCCGCGACTTCTGGCAGCACCGGGCCGACACGATCCGCACGACGATCTTCGACAAGGCGTGGCGCGAGGAGACCGACCGCTTCTCCGCCACCTTCTCGGGCGACGATCTCGACGCCAGCCTGCTCCAGCTGCTGGAGATGCGGTTCCTGGCGCCCGATGATCCCCGCTTCGTCTCGACGCTCAAGGCGGTGGAGCAAGGCCTGCGCCGCGGCTCGACCATGTTGCGCTACGATACCGAGGATGATTTCGGCCTGCCCGAAACCGCGTTCAACTTCTGTACGTTCTGGTTGATCGAGGCACTGCACATCACCGGCCGCACCGACGAAGCGCGCGCCTTGTTCGAAGAGATGCTGGGCAGGCGGACTGCCGCCGGCCTGCTCTCCGAGGATATCGACCCCGTCACCGGGGAATTGTGGGGCAATTATCCCCAGACCTACTCGCTGGTCGGCATGATCAATTGCGCCGTCCTGCTGAGCAAGCCCTGGAGTTCGATCCGTTGA
- the otsB gene encoding trehalose-phosphatase → MPDRDPVLLMPPPADLLDSASLFLDFDGTLVELADRPDGVVVAPLLVDLIRALEEKLDGRLALVSGRPAGDLTTLFSDHAPSVVGSHGMEFHWSDGRREQAERPAGLIAALDAMRAFTETKDGAILEDKPLGAAVHYRLNPALEADAIALGERLATEHDLYLQHGKMMVEVRTAGGDKGSAIRTLMADPRFSAGRPVFLGDDVTDEPGFSAVALLGGAGVLVGDPRPTDARYRLDDVSGVLAWLATAAGVHA, encoded by the coding sequence ATGCCCGACCGGGACCCCGTTCTGCTGATGCCGCCCCCGGCGGATCTGCTCGATTCTGCCAGCCTGTTCCTCGATTTCGACGGGACCTTGGTCGAACTCGCCGACCGCCCCGACGGCGTGGTGGTCGCTCCCCTGCTGGTCGACCTGATCCGCGCGCTGGAGGAAAAGCTGGACGGCCGATTGGCGTTGGTGAGCGGCCGCCCGGCCGGAGATCTGACCACCCTGTTCAGCGACCATGCCCCGTCCGTCGTCGGCAGCCACGGCATGGAATTCCACTGGTCCGACGGCCGCCGCGAACAGGCCGAGCGCCCCGCCGGGCTGATCGCGGCGCTGGACGCGATGCGCGCGTTCACCGAGACCAAGGACGGCGCGATCCTTGAAGACAAGCCGCTGGGCGCCGCCGTCCACTACCGGCTCAACCCCGCGCTGGAGGCCGATGCCATTGCGCTGGGCGAGCGGCTCGCGACCGAGCACGATTTGTATCTCCAGCACGGCAAGATGATGGTCGAGGTGCGCACCGCGGGCGGCGACAAGGGCAGCGCGATTCGCACGCTGATGGCCGATCCGCGTTTCTCCGCCGGCCGCCCGGTCTTCCTAGGCGATGACGTGACCGACGAGCCCGGCTTTTCCGCCGTCGCCCTGCTCGGCGGTGCTGGCGTTCTCGTCGGCGACCCCCGCCCCACCGACGCCCGCTATCGCCTCGACGACGTATCGGGCGTCCTCGCCTGGCTCGCCACTGCCGCCGGAGTACATGCATGA